A genomic stretch from Kribbella jejuensis includes:
- the galT gene encoding galactose-1-phosphate uridylyltransferase — protein MNTPRGVRRTDATLSDGRELIYYDPADTPPRVPLEDTRGLPAPQPQVEMRTDPLTGDVITYATHRNTRTYLPPADQCPLCPSKPGNPTEIPDHDYNVAVFENRFPSFAGPGRTEVVCFTSDHNGSFTGLSQGQARLVVDAWADRTAELGARDDVELVFPFENRGREIGVTLNHPHGQIYAYPFVPPRMQNLLRQARKHQEVAGSNLFADVLAAERKDGTRVIGENGNWTAFVPEAARWPVEVHLYPHRQVGGIDELSVGERDDFAELYLDVLQRLDGLYGEPLPYIAAWHQAPVRVDRELGYLHLEVLSIRRAKDKIKYLAGSESGMGAFISDTRPEDVAETLRKVGS, from the coding sequence ATGAACACACCGCGCGGTGTCCGCCGTACCGACGCCACCCTGTCGGACGGTCGCGAGCTGATCTACTACGACCCGGCCGACACGCCGCCGCGGGTGCCGCTCGAGGACACCCGCGGGCTACCCGCACCGCAGCCGCAGGTGGAGATGCGGACCGACCCGCTGACCGGTGACGTGATCACGTACGCGACGCACCGCAACACGCGAACCTACCTACCGCCCGCGGACCAGTGCCCGCTGTGCCCGAGCAAGCCCGGCAACCCGACCGAGATCCCGGACCACGACTACAACGTCGCAGTCTTCGAGAACCGGTTCCCGTCCTTCGCCGGCCCCGGGCGGACCGAGGTGGTGTGCTTCACCAGCGACCACAACGGCTCGTTCACCGGCCTGTCGCAGGGCCAGGCCCGGCTGGTCGTCGACGCCTGGGCCGACCGGACCGCCGAGCTCGGCGCCCGCGACGACGTCGAACTGGTCTTCCCGTTCGAGAACCGCGGCCGCGAGATCGGCGTCACGCTGAACCACCCGCACGGCCAGATCTACGCCTACCCGTTCGTGCCGCCGCGGATGCAGAACCTGCTCCGGCAGGCCCGCAAGCACCAAGAGGTTGCCGGGAGCAACCTGTTCGCCGACGTACTGGCCGCCGAGCGCAAGGACGGCACCCGGGTGATCGGCGAGAACGGCAACTGGACCGCGTTCGTCCCGGAGGCGGCCCGCTGGCCGGTCGAGGTGCACCTGTACCCGCACCGCCAGGTCGGCGGCATCGACGAGCTGTCGGTCGGCGAGCGCGACGACTTCGCCGAGCTGTACCTGGACGTCCTGCAGCGCCTCGACGGCCTGTACGGCGAACCGCTGCCCTACATCGCCGCCTGGCACCAGGCCCCGGTCCGGGTGGACCGCGAGCTCGGCTACCTGCACCTGGAGGTGTTGTCGATCCGCCGGGCCAAGGACAAGATCAAGTACCTGGCCGGCTCGGAGTCCGGCATGGGCGCGTTCATCAGCGACACCCGGCCGGAAGACGTGGCCGAGACCCTGCGGAAGGTTGGCTCGTGA
- a CDS encoding GNAT family N-acetyltransferase yields the protein MRFPEDVPVLTDDAVTLRAHTADDVEPAYRMCQDPVMQEWTTIPVPYLREHAVGYLTEVIPAGWRENTSWAWAISYAGKYVGTIDLRDGVGGVGEVGFAVSPEVRGQGVMTRALRLVVRYAFDTLGWSRVIWRAYVGNYASRRVAWKVGFRGLVTVPGGGVSRGVRKDEWVATVGRDDVLEPQGNWWAVPVLENNGIRLRAMRETDAQRVMEACNDERTQRWLSGMPSPYTLDDAAWFIASRPHAAAGGEAVTWAVADATSDELLGNVSVFELSDRIDKTKGEIGYWMHPEARGRKVMTTAVELVIGHAFRPIEDGGLGRRRLVVKCADVNTASAHVAEINGFTLVGTERRADPRRDGSYDNLLTYDLLADER from the coding sequence ATGCGTTTTCCTGAGGATGTGCCGGTGCTGACCGACGACGCGGTGACCCTGCGTGCGCACACGGCCGACGATGTCGAACCGGCGTACCGGATGTGCCAGGACCCGGTGATGCAGGAATGGACCACGATCCCGGTGCCGTACCTGCGCGAGCACGCCGTCGGCTATCTGACCGAGGTGATCCCGGCCGGCTGGCGCGAGAACACCTCGTGGGCGTGGGCGATCTCGTACGCCGGGAAGTACGTCGGCACGATCGACCTGCGCGACGGCGTGGGTGGCGTCGGCGAGGTCGGGTTCGCGGTGTCGCCCGAGGTTCGCGGCCAGGGGGTGATGACGCGCGCGCTGCGGCTAGTGGTGCGGTACGCGTTCGACACACTGGGGTGGAGCCGCGTGATCTGGCGCGCGTACGTCGGCAACTACGCGAGCCGCCGGGTGGCGTGGAAAGTGGGGTTCCGCGGGCTGGTGACCGTCCCTGGTGGCGGCGTGTCGCGCGGCGTCCGGAAGGACGAGTGGGTCGCGACGGTCGGCCGGGACGACGTACTCGAGCCGCAGGGCAACTGGTGGGCGGTGCCGGTGCTGGAGAACAACGGAATCAGGTTGCGGGCAATGCGGGAAACCGACGCCCAGCGCGTGATGGAGGCCTGCAACGACGAACGCACCCAGCGCTGGCTGTCCGGGATGCCGTCGCCGTACACGCTCGACGACGCGGCCTGGTTCATCGCGAGCCGTCCGCACGCGGCGGCTGGCGGCGAGGCGGTTACCTGGGCAGTCGCCGACGCCACCAGCGACGAACTGCTCGGAAACGTCAGCGTCTTCGAGCTGAGCGACCGGATCGACAAGACCAAGGGCGAGATCGGGTACTGGATGCACCCGGAGGCGCGCGGCCGCAAGGTGATGACGACCGCGGTGGAACTGGTGATCGGACACGCTTTCCGGCCGATCGAAGACGGCGGTCTGGGCCGGCGGCGGCTGGTGGTGAAGTGCGCCGATGTGAACACCGCGTCCGCGCACGTTGCCGAGATCAACGGCTTCACGCTGGTCGGCACCGAACGCCGGGCCGACCCGCGCCGCGACGGCAGCTACGACAACCTGCTGACCTACGACCTGCTCGCCGACGAGCGGTGA
- the galK gene encoding galactokinase, with protein sequence MSFADVFGTAPDGSWRAPGRVNLIGEHTDYNDGVVLPIALPNQIVVTAGRRTDGLVAVASGGHGEVIEFPLDSLAPGSVGDWAAYPAGAAWVLREAGYPIGGASLHFESDLPSGAGLSSSAALLCATAIALLGLAGEEVDPAEVARLAQRAENQYVGAPVGLMDQTASMCCTAGHALAFDIRSGALDQIPFDPEAEGLRLLVVDVKAPHRHADGEYAARRQSCEHAAAALGVPALRSVDYAGLDAALARLDDEVDRRRVRHVVTEIKRTEDAIALMRAGRLREVGPLFTASHVSLRDDFEVTVPELDVAVDAALDAGALGARMTGGGFGGCIIALVEASAAESVLAAIEKAFAEHGFAAPSSLAATPSAGASRIS encoded by the coding sequence GTGAGCTTTGCAGACGTTTTCGGTACGGCGCCCGACGGCAGCTGGCGGGCACCGGGCCGGGTCAACCTGATCGGCGAACACACCGACTACAACGATGGCGTCGTCCTTCCGATCGCGCTGCCGAACCAGATCGTGGTCACCGCCGGCCGGCGTACCGACGGCCTGGTGGCGGTGGCGTCAGGTGGGCACGGCGAGGTGATCGAGTTCCCTCTGGACTCGTTGGCGCCGGGGTCCGTCGGCGACTGGGCGGCGTACCCGGCAGGTGCGGCGTGGGTGCTGCGCGAGGCCGGGTACCCGATCGGCGGCGCGAGCCTGCACTTCGAGTCCGACCTGCCCTCGGGCGCGGGTCTGTCGTCGTCGGCGGCGCTGCTCTGCGCGACCGCGATCGCGCTGCTCGGACTGGCCGGCGAGGAGGTCGATCCGGCGGAGGTGGCCCGGCTCGCCCAGCGCGCCGAGAACCAGTACGTCGGCGCGCCCGTCGGTCTGATGGACCAGACCGCGTCGATGTGCTGCACAGCCGGTCACGCGCTGGCCTTCGACATCCGGTCCGGTGCGCTGGACCAGATCCCGTTCGACCCCGAGGCCGAGGGGCTGCGGTTGCTCGTGGTGGACGTGAAGGCGCCGCACCGGCACGCCGACGGTGAGTACGCCGCGCGCCGCCAGAGCTGTGAGCACGCCGCGGCCGCACTCGGCGTACCGGCCCTGCGTTCGGTGGACTACGCCGGGCTGGACGCAGCGCTCGCCCGGCTGGACGACGAGGTCGACCGGCGTCGCGTCCGGCACGTGGTGACCGAGATCAAGCGGACCGAGGACGCGATCGCGCTGATGCGCGCCGGTCGGTTGCGCGAGGTCGGGCCGCTGTTCACCGCGTCGCACGTCTCACTGCGCGACGACTTCGAGGTCACGGTGCCCGAACTGGACGTCGCGGTCGACGCCGCGCTGGACGCCGGTGCGCTCGGCGCCCGGATGACCGGCGGCGGTTTCGGTGGCTGCATCATCGCGCTGGTCGAGGCGTCCGCGGCCGAATCCGTGCTCGCGGCGATCGAGAAAGCCTTTGCGGAGCACGGTTTCGCGGCCCCGTCGTCGCTCGCGGCTACTCCCTCGGCCGGCGCGTCCCGGATCAGTTAG
- a CDS encoding DeoR/GlpR family DNA-binding transcription regulator, which produces MNAAGAEPPRGRGGQLAAQRQATIVAEVNSRGAITVAELVDRFGVSDMTIRRDLDALDSSGLLHKVHGGATSVGLRSAHEPGFDAKLTQESAAKQAIAAEAATRVQPDSAIGIGAGTTTYALARQLLRVENLTVVTNSARIADVFHGNGRSDRTVVLIGGIRTPSDALVGPIATAALASLHLDLLFLGAHGVDAEHGLSTPNLMEAETNRSFIAASREVVVVADHTKWGTVGLSTFATWSDLDVIVTDNGLSAAARKAMRDTGCDLVIAN; this is translated from the coding sequence GTGAACGCAGCCGGAGCAGAGCCGCCCCGCGGTCGTGGCGGCCAGTTGGCCGCCCAGCGGCAGGCCACGATCGTTGCCGAGGTCAACAGCCGGGGCGCGATCACGGTGGCCGAACTGGTCGACCGGTTCGGGGTCTCGGACATGACGATCCGCCGCGATCTGGACGCCCTGGACTCCAGCGGCCTGCTGCACAAGGTGCACGGCGGCGCGACCTCGGTCGGCCTGCGGTCCGCGCACGAGCCGGGCTTCGACGCCAAGCTGACGCAGGAGTCCGCGGCCAAGCAGGCGATCGCGGCCGAGGCCGCCACCCGCGTGCAGCCGGACAGCGCGATCGGCATCGGTGCCGGTACGACGACCTACGCGCTGGCCCGGCAGTTGCTCCGCGTGGAGAACCTGACCGTGGTGACGAACTCGGCCCGGATCGCCGACGTGTTCCACGGCAACGGCCGCTCCGACCGCACCGTCGTCCTGATCGGCGGGATCCGGACACCGTCCGACGCGCTGGTCGGGCCGATCGCCACCGCCGCGCTGGCGTCGCTGCACCTGGACCTGCTGTTCCTCGGTGCGCACGGCGTGGACGCCGAACACGGTCTCAGCACGCCGAACCTGATGGAGGCCGAGACCAACCGCTCCTTCATCGCGGCCAGCCGCGAGGTGGTCGTGGTCGCCGACCACACGAAGTGGGGCACGGTCGGCCTGAGCACGTTCGCCACCTGGTCCGACCTCGACGTCATCGTCACCGACAACGGCCTGTCGGCCGCAGCCCGCAAGGCAATGCGCGACACGGGCTGCGACCTCGTGATCGCTAACTGA